DNA from Rubripirellula lacrimiformis:
TTCTATAGCGCCCTGGGAAAGTTTGATTTCCAGTTCACTCATACGGTGGGCCAAGATTTTCTGCAGACGTTGACCGCGGCCCTGGGCGGGTTCGCCGAACGGATGGATATCGAACAACGATCCAAGCTGGCATTGTTGTTTCCAGGTCTAGAGATGTTGTTGGCCATCGGAATCCTGTTTCGCCGCACGCGGCCCGCGGCGGGGCTAGGGGTGATGGCGATGCACACATCCCTGATCTTCGTGCTTGGTCCTTGGCGACTGGATCACAGCCTGGGCGTTTTGGTTTGGAACGTGGCCTTGCTGTTCCAAGCCTATCGGTGGTTTTGGATCGATGCGCGGTCGATCCGGCCAACGGACGACAAGGTGCCCAGCAAGAACCAGCTGGACGAATCGGAGTCCCATCCGACTCCGACCGACGTCCATTCCGTGCTGCCGAATTCGGTTGCCGCACCGTTTGTGATCGGGGTCGTGATCTTTGCCTTGATCGCGCCGTTGGGGGAACGATCAGGATGGTGGGACCATTGGTTGTCATGGTCGCTGTATTCACCCCACACCAGCCGAGTGGATATTCAAGTCCATCGCACAGCCGTGTCCGAATTCGATGATTCGGTCGCAGCCCTGTTTGATCCCGACAACGATGGCGACGGTTGGCAGACTCTGGCGATGGATCGATGGTCGCTGCAATCCCGCAAGGTTCCAATCTATCCGCAGGCCAGATACCAATTGGCGATCGCATCGATGTTTGCTGATCGTCATGATTTGGGCAGCGAGATCCGCGGCCGGTTCCAAGGCGTTTCGGATCGGTGGACCGGCCAACGATCCGAAAACTTTCTATTCAATGCTGCCGACATCGATCGAGCCAGAAGACAATACTGGCTGTCACGACCGTGACCGGGCCGATGATTTGCGATTCCCGACGACGGATCGTTCCCACCGCGATCTTCCAATCAAGGTCAGCCACAAGGCTACAACGACTGAGTGTCGGCGATGTTTTGTTCGCGGGTCGCTGCGTCAAAGAATCCGTTTTCGCGTAGCACTTCCGAACGTTGCCGGTGCAGCAGCGGGTTGGCGGGCAGCACCTTGGTTGCCGTTTCCAGCCAGTCTCTGGCTTTCACCCAATCAAACTGGCGATACGTCGATGCGACGGAGGCTAGTTTTTCCGGATCGGCTTGGCGGATCACTTCCGAGCGCGCGTAACGCAACGTATCGACGACGGAATTGGCGCGATAGAACCGATCCATCGCTTCGCCGGCACGATCATGCTGCGATTTTTGGGTCAGCGCGTCTGCCAGCAAATAGTTCAAACTAGCGTCCTCGGGAAAGAACTTTAACATCGGCGTCAACGTCGAAATCACGTCATCGGGTTGATGCTGCAAACTGTAGTACTGGGCCAGTCGACGGCCAGCCGGATAGACGGATGCATCGCTGCGAGCGATCGGTTCTAGAATGCGAACGGCATCGGATTGCCGCTGCATTCGCCACAACGTTTCCGCCATCTGGATCCGAATGTCCCACCGCTCGGGCGCCGATTCCAATGCATCTTGATAGGCCACCAATGCAGCGCCATCTTGCGATCGATTGGATAGGATTTGTGCCTTGCCAAGGTGGCTTTCTACCAACGCGTGATCGCGTCTGGCCGATTCGGTAAACATCGTGAGCGCTGAATCTTCATCGTCACTGCGAAGGTCGATAAACCCTTTCCAGTAGTACGGGCGACCGTCGCTTGGGAACTGTTCGATCCATCGATCTAGCAAATCGATTGCCGAAGACGTCTGACCTAAACCCGCGTGCCCCAACGCGTAGGCTTCGTAGATCGCGGGCCGATCGTCAGGCGCCTGATCCAAATGGATTTCTAGTTTCTGCAACAGTGCAGGGTTCAGGTCCCCGTTCTGTACATCCAAAAGATCTCGTTCACGTTGGACAGCTTGGCGATCGAAACCGCCTGACGTCGCGGTGCGAAGATGTTCCTGGGCCAGCGCGTATCCGTCTTGTTGGCGGGCCACCCGGGCCAGCAAATAATAGACTCGTCCGCGGTCCATCCCCCACGCCGGATAGTCGGCCAGGTGCTGTTGCGCTTTCTGGAATCGCCACTGCCCAATGGCCTGTTCGGCATGCTGGATGTGTCGCCCCGGTATCCACCAAAGCATCCCAGCGATCACCACCAACGTGGCCAGGACGGCCGCAACGAGCGTGCGAACACTTCTTCGTTTACGATCATTCTGGACTTCGCCGGGCGGTTGGCGCCGATCGACATGCTCCTTTCCAGAACCGTTCTTCCTGTGTCGTTTTGCCATCGCTAGGGATTCGTCCGATTGCGAAAATAGACCACCGGATCCGACATGCGGGTGTCTTGGTCGTAACGCCCTAGCAGCAGATCCAGATCATCGTCGCCATCAAGATCCATCAATTCACAGGATGCCCAATCGCATTGGCCCGACAGTAGACGATGGCGGGCAAATTCACCGGGGGCGGTCTGTTCCAACCAGATCGCACCATCGAATCGATCATCCGCGGATCGATCGGAATCCGATGCGTCGAACGAGGCAGATCGACTGATCAAGGCCACCGCAGCGATGTCCAAATCACCATCCAGATCGATATCACCAACGACCGCGCGGTAGACGCCTGGCATCGAAGTCAATCGGTGATGCGTGAAGGGAAACTCGCCTTCGTTTTCAAGCCAAGCGATGCCATGAAATGGCTTGGCCGTATGGTCGTCGAACGTGTCCCCGTTGGTGTACAAGATATCCAGGTCACCGTCCTGATCCAAATCCGTGACCTCGATGCCGCTGGACGCATAAGCCGGATCGGCGGCTGCAAAAATTCGGCGGGTATCGAATTGGCCGTTGCCAAGGTTCAGATGAACATCCATGGTTTCATGTTGCTGTGACACCAACGTGACAATGTCCATCCGTCCGTCCCCGTTGATGTCGACCGGTGGAACGTGGATGGCTCCGTTGCGATCATCGATCACACGCGACTGGAATTGTGGAATGCCGTCGACCAGTCCGGTGTTGGTCAGCAGATGGATCGCCCCTTCGAATCGAAACCCAAACTCGGCAACGACAATGTCTTGGTCACCGTCTTGGTCATAATCGATTGGCCTGGCGTCACATACTCGGGACAGCCCCGTCTGCAGAAGTTCGGTTTTCCATCGCTGGTTCGCCGCGTCGGTGGCTTGCGGCGCCGCATCGCGGCCCTGCACATTCGAATGGATCCAGCATAGCGTGCCATAGCGTTGGTCGGCCGGAACGATGCTGCCCATGTCGGCAACCAGATAGTCGATTTCACCATCCCCGTCTAAGTCGGTCGGTTCTGAATGGACCGGATCGGCCACCTGTGTCAGCACGGTGGGTTCGATACGCCCCTGATCGATCGCCATTCGAGTGACTTGGCCACTGTACAGATCGCAGACCAAAAACTGTCCGTGATCGAGCCGACGGAGGTGGGTCACCGAGCGGAGCTGCGGCTGATTCGCGATTTCAATCTTTTCAAATCGCTGGGCGGTGTCCGGCGTGTTGTCAGTTCCAACGAGCGTGAAGTCGTATTCGTCGGGTGCGTGAGATTCGAACCACGCCACCGTCGCCTCCAAATCCGTCGGCACCAGATCGGTTCGAAGCGATTCGTGGTAGATTTGGAATGCGGTTTCGACTTCGTGCCGCCAACGGTGACGGGGGAAACTGGCGGGTGGCGGGAACACGTGGCAATCCCCGCAAAACGCTGCGATGGCGACGTCCGATTTCGGGCGATCCCGGTCGGTTGCTAGATCGGTGGCGTCCATCATCCCAACGGCATCGGGCGAAGGTCCGCACCCGACCACGCACAGCAACAGCGAACCCACCATCCAAATCGCCACCGAACTCACCATCCAGGGGCGTCGGTTGGGAGAGTAACAGCAACGACTATTCATCCGAGCACTTTTCGCGACGACGGTGGAAGCGATCGACGAACCCCCGTGATGCAGAGGTTCGGAACCGACGACGAATCATGGGTCCTTAGATGCCCATCTGTTGCAACATGTCGGCGATTCGCCCCAACGTTTCGGTCAACCGCGGGTGCGACTGTTCGAACGTGGTCGCCGCATGGGTGACATTGTCGCTTAGCTGTGACGTCGTTTGCGAATTCTTCTTCAGCACCACTTCGATTTCGGCCATCGTGGTTTGCAATTTTTCGACATCTTGTGGATCCAGATCCTGGGCATCGGACAGTTCGCGGTGGACGACTTCCAGTGCCTCGGTCAACTCGCGGTGGTTCATAACGGTCTCGAAAAATGGATTCAGGGACGACGGGAAATCTGCGGCAGGCGAACCTGGTGATGGCGGATCGTGGTCAAACAACCGTGGTCGGCCGTCTGTTGCCTTACGCTGCTTATTCTAGTCGACAACCCCATCCAAGGCGATCGATGGATCGGCATCAGTCCGTCTTGGTTTGCCGAGCGATTTCCCGACGCAGCAGGTTGGCGCTGCGGCGATTGCTCTTCCAAAATATGTCAAAGATGTCGCCCAGAAAGGGGATCACGCCGATTAGGAAATCGATCAGTGCGTACCACAACATCTTCAGATAGACCCGTTTGCGGGCCCCGGCACGATAGGCCTGCGTCAGCAGGTAACCGTGCATCAAAAGGCCTGCAAAGTCGCCGATCGCCGGGATGAACCCGATCAGGCTGTCCCACCCCAATCGCACCTTGATGATCGGAATTTCGATGGCTTCGTCCATCAACTTGGCAAACCATTCGGTCCGCATCTGGATTTGTCGAAGCTGTTCGTCGTCGGGCATGGGGGACCATCGAAGGATGAAACGGATCGGGTGGAACGCAGAACAACGGATAGGCACCCAATTGGCTGGCAACTTACACTGTGGCAGCGGCGTCAATCGGGACGACCATGATGCCGCGATCGGTTCGCAGTCTGGTGACGGACGCGCGTGTTGAATTTCACATCCGGAGACCTTCGTTCATGCCCCACCCGATTCGCCAAATCATCGATCTGACGCTTCCGATTGATTCTCGCCTGCCCAACGCGACGGTCCAGCCGATGAAGTCTATCGCAACCGACGGATGGCGGGCGACTCGGTTGAATCTGTATTCCCACTGTGGCACGCACATGGACGCGACCTGTCACTTTTTGCCCGACGGCGAAACCCTTGACCAATTGAATCTGGAAGCCTGCTGTGGCGTCGCGCGGATCATCAACTTGGCACCCGTGGAACCATCCGAATCGATCACCATTGATCGATTCATGGATGCCGCCGGTGAAGATCTGGCACCCGGTGCCCGATTGTTGCTGCGGACCGATTGGCACCACCGTTATCCGTCGCCCGAGTACCGCGACCACCTGCCTCGCATTTCGGCCGAACTAGCCCATTGGTTGGTTCAAAAACAGGTTCGGCTGGTTGGCGTCGAACCCCCATCGGTCGCGGATGTCAACAACATCGACGAAGTCACCGAAGTTCATCATATACTGTTTCGCGGAGGGATCGTGATCGTCGAAGGATTGATTGGATTGGACCAAATCCCGGTTCCCGAATGCCAGTTCATCGCCTTACCATTGCGGGTTGCCGACGGGGATGGATGCCCCGTACGCGCGATCGCGATTGTGCCGGGTGACGAACCCGCACCGACTTCCGCATTTGGATTCCACCGTCAACCGCAACAGGGAGCGTCGTTATGAATGGCCCATTGATTGGATGCATCGCCGACGACTTTACAGGCGCCACCGACGTGGCGGGGCTGATGCGCCGCAGCGGCATGCGAGTGGTCCAGTGCTTTGGCATCCCCCAAACACCGTCGCTGGTCGACGGGTTTGACGCGGTCGTGGTGGCGCTGAAATCGCGATCCATCGACGCTGACTTGGCTTGCCAACAATCCTGCGACGCGGCCAAATGGTTGCAATCGATCGGCACGCAGCGATTCTTTTTCAAGTACTGCAGCACGTTCGATTCGACTCCCGCGGGCAACATCGGCCCGGTGGCCGAAGCGTTGATGGATTGCTTGGATGTTCCGCAAACCATCTTTTGTCCTAGCTTTCCCGAAAACGGCCGCACCGTCTATCAAGGACACCTGTTTGTCGGTGGATCGCTGCTGAGCGAAAGTGGGATGCAGCATCATCCGCTGAACCCGATGACGGATGCCAACTTGGTGCGTGTATTGGCTGGTCAATCGAAACAGCCGGTCAGTCTGGTGACGGCGCCGCGTGATGGCGAAGTGTCCGACGGAACCTTTGCCCGCCGATTGGCCGATGCGGGACCGTTGGTGATCACCGATGCGATCGACAATGATGATTTAGCCGGCATCGCAACCACGGTTGCCGATCATCGATTGGTCACCGGAGGATCCGCCATTGCGGGATTCATCGCCCAGGTTTTGCAAGATCGCCGGGAACCCACTTCCGTCACCGCCGACATTCCGATCCCGTCCAATGGTCGATCAGCGGTTTTGGCAGGCAGTTGTTCCCAAGCCACCCAGGCTCAGGTGCAAGAATTTGTCCGTGACCATCCAGCACTGACACTGGATGTGGAACGCGCCTGTCGCGGCGAGGACGTGTTGGGCGAAGCGAAACGCTGGGTCGACGACCAAAGTGGCGATCGCCCGTTTCTGATCTCGTCCACCGTCGACCCAGAATCACTGGCTCGGATTCATGCCGGTCATGGGCGATCCGAAGCCGCCGCCGTGGTGGAATCGTTGCTCAGCGAACTCGGTTTTTATTTGGTCCAGCAGGGTATCCGGCGGTTGGTCGTTGCCGGCGGTGAAACCTCGGGTGCAATCGTCGAACGACTGGGCGTCGAGGCGATACGGATTGGCGACGAGATCGCGCCAGGAGTCCCGTGGACCGAGTCGCTTGGGTCCCCCCCGATCGCCTTGGCATTGAAATCCGGCAATTTCGGGTCCACAACGTTCTTCCGCACCGCTATCGGCGCATCACTGGCCGATCCAACTCCCCAAGGCGAGTGAACGCTTCACGCGGAATCCGTGTCTGGTCAGACTAAGCAGCAACGTTTGATATCGCCATCCGGTCGAACCGTTTTCTGTCGACACCACTTTTTCTGCGTATCGAGACTTCATTGACCACTTCGCACAACGACGAATCTGATTCGCGATCGTTTCGAATCGGAGTGGTGTGTGCGCTGCTAGCACACGTTTGCTGGGGTTTCTTCCCACTGTATTGGCGGATGGTGGGATCGGTTTCTTCGTTTTCACTGACCGCCCACCGAGTCGTCTGGTCGTTCCTAATCTTGGCGACGTTGTGCACGATCGTGCCCCGGTTGCGGCGCAGTTTTTGGAAATGGCACGGTCGCCGAACTTTGGCGATCTATGCGACCGCTGCGGTCATGATCGGAATCAATTGGCTGGCGTTCCTGTATGCGGTCGGCACCGATCGTGTCTTGCAGGCTTCCCTTGGTTACTACATCAATCCGCTGGTGAACGTGCTGTTGGGAGTCGTGATCCTTCACGAGCGGTTGAGAGTGCCGCAGCGAGTTGCCGTCGTGCTGGCCGCCATCGGCGTTGGTGTGATGGCGGTTGCAGGGGAAGGCGTTCCGTGGATCGCATTGACGATGGCTCTTTCGTTCGGGCTGTACGGGCTGCTGAAAAAGAAAGCAACGCTGGGCCCATTCGAAGGGTTGGCGATGGAAACGGGCATCCTGTTTCCCTTTGCGGCGACCTACCTTTGCCTGGCGCCGCCATCGGTGGACGGTCAGCCGCTATCGACGGCCACCTGGATCTTGCTGGTCTGTGGCGGTGCGATCACGATCACACCCTTGGCTCTGTTCGCCGTCGCCGCCAAACGGGTCCCGCTGTCGACCATCGGGATTCTGCAGTACATCGGACCGACGTTACAGTGGATCGTTGGTGCGATCGTGTTGGGCGAACCTGTCAGCACGACCAAATTTATCGGGTTTGCATTCGTTTGGGCCGGCGTGTTGGTGTTCATCGCCGGCGACCACGTTCTGAACCGTATCAGACGCCCGACCGCCAACCACGAAACCCAACTGGAATACGACCGCTAGTCGCACTAGTGCTTCGCTGCACCTTGGTTTTCGGGTAGCGGAACTCGTCAAGAGTTTCGGCCTCGCCATGATTTACGAAAGTCTTGACGACTTCCGCTACGACGTTTGCCCGAACGTCTCGCTGACATGGAATACTAGTAGGGCCGGTTCCCACCGGCCATCTTGTGATCGGGCTGCTGTGACAGGGCCACTTTGACCGGCCGGTAGGAACCGGCCCTACTTTCTATCATCAGTTTTTAGAATACTGCGATACTGATTCGGTTTCATTCGCGACGGATGACGAACGGCTGGACGTCAGCGTCGTGTCCGGTTGCCGCTCGCTGACGAAAGCCTTGGCCTCGGTCAGGTCTTCGGCACTAAAGTACTTGATCTGGCCAACGTACTTTGATTCGAAACGATTTTTGTGTGCCAGTTGATCCCACTGAATTTCATCCAAGGTATGCCATGCGACGGCTTGAGCCACGGATTGAGTGATCTGACCGCGTCCCAGACTTTCGCAGGTTGCGGTGACAACCGGGTCGGATGTGAAGTCGGACAGTGGAACGATTTGGTAATCCATCCGGGGGCTGGGTTCTGGTTTGCCGTGCTGCAGACACACGGTGGTAATTTTGATTCGCATCGATCTGGCGGGCGGAATCCGCATGAAACCGCCAATCTGTCCGTTGCCTTGCCCATTGCCCTGGCCGATCCCCTGACCATTGCCTTGCCCGGCGAGTCCGCCACCAACGGTTTGGCCACCACCCGCCTGGCCGCCGCCTGCTTGTTGGCCGCCGACACCCTGGCCGCCGCCCGGACCTTGCTGATTGCCAAACTGAGCCAACACCGGCACCGCGGCGAAAGCCGATGGCAGACGCAGCAGAACCGGTTGGTCAGTCAGATTCGCAACGATCAATCGGGCCTCGGTCGAATCAGCCGGAATGAACTTCGCCTCGACCTGATGGGCGTCGATCGCATCGAACAGATTCGCAGCATCCTGGTTCTCGTTGGCGCAAGCTGTCCCGCCGATGGCGGCCACCATCACCATGGCGCCCCAAACCATGACCACCCGAACAAGCATCGCCACGCGTTTTCGATCTCTAATTCCCATCGATCACTTCCTTTGTCTCGTTCGAATGGATCACCGTTCCGATGACGGTCCGGCGGACAGCGTTGCAGTTGCTGTGCCAACGGGCATCGAGCCGGTTTTTCGGGGCGAATTCAGCGATTGCCAGTCGATCCGCGCGTTGCACAATCGCACATTTGCAGTGTTTCGCAACAACCGTTTCCCGACGCACCGGCAGGCCTGCCAGCACGAACCTTGGGGTGATGAAACCTGTTTTGCACCCAGCCGAACATCGATCAACTGGGCTAAACTGGAAATCACTTGGTTGATGTGCATCGATCCGTTCCGATCCAAGCCACCCGCATTCCTTTCCCTACGCCCAGTCTGCATCATGCGAAAACTGATTTTTCCGATTCTGGTCACCTCCCTTCTTTCGATTCCGCTGTCGTCATCGCTGGCACAGGAATCGGTTCGGCCCAACGACGTGGAATCGGCCAGCAGCGATGCCCAGCAGCGGTTGAAACAGTACGTCAAGGTCGAATTGACCACCGACATGTCGGCGCTATCGTCCAAACAGCGAAAGATGATTGGCCTGTTGATCGAAGCGGCCCAGATCATGGACGGTTGTTTTTGGTACGAAGCCTATGGCGACCGAGACTCACTTCTGGCTGGCATCGAGGCGCCGGCGATCAAGCAATTTGCCGTCATCAACTATGGCCCCTGGGATCGCTTGGCGGGCAACCGCCCGTTCGTGCCGGGTGTAAACGCCAAACCGGCCGGTGCCAACTTTTATCCGACCGACATGACCAAGGAAGAGTTCGAACAGGCCAATCTGCCGGGCAAAGACGGACTGTACACGTTCATCCGGCGAGCCGAGGACGGGTCGCTGAAAACGGTTCCCTACCACCAGCAATTTGCCAGCGAGATGAAGCAAGCCGCTGATCTGCTGACCCAGGCCGCTGGGTTGGCCGAAGACGCTGGGCTGAAACACTACCTGATGCTGCGTGCCGATGCGTTGCTAAGCGACGACTACCGCCCCAGCGATATGGCGTGGTTGGACATGCACAACAACACGATCGACGTTGTGATCGGTCCCATCGAAAACTACGAAGACCAACTGTACGGATACAAGACGGCGCACGAGGCGTATGTATTGGTCAAGGATAAACAGTGGAGCGATCGGCTGGCAAAGTACGCTGCGTTTCTGCCCGAACTGCAAACCTCGCTGCCGATCGAAGACGCCTACAAGCAGGAAAAACCCGGCAGTGATACCGAACTGAATGCGTATGACGTCATCTACTATGCCGGCGACTGCAATTCAGGTTCCAAGACGATCGCCATCAACCTGCCCAATGACGAACAGGTGCAACTTGAAAAAGGCACACGACGATTGCAGTTAAAGAATGCGATGCGAGCGAAGTTCGACAAGATCCTGTTGCCGATTGCGGACGAACTGATCGTCGATGACCAACGCCAACACATCACCTTTGATGCGTTCTTTAGCAACACGATGTTCCACGAAGTCGCCCACGGTTTGGGGATCAAGAACACCATCAACGGTCGCGGCCCGGTCCGAACGGCGCTGAAGGAACACGCCGGCGCGATCGAGGAGGGCAAGGCGGACATCCTGGGGCTGCACATGATCAACCAACTGCATCAGAAGGGCGAAATCACCGAGGACCTGGAAGATTTCTATGTCACGTTCATGGCGGGGATCTTCCGCAGCGTTCGCTTTGGTGCGTCCAGTGCGCACGGCAAGGCCAACATGATTCGGTTCAACTTCTTTCGCGATGCCGGCGCATTCCAGCGACAAGCCGACGGCAAGTACCGGGTGGACGTTCCCAAGTTCCGAAAAGCGGCTCGCGATCTGTCATCCCTGCTGCTGCGATTGCAGGGTGACGGCGACTACGCGGGCGTGACCGAGTTGGTCAAAGCCAAGGGCGTCATCAGCGACCAGTTGCAAGCCGATTTGGACCGGCTTAGCCAGAAAGGCATCCCGGTCGACGTCGTATTCCGCCAGGGCAAGGATGTGCTGGGGTTGTAGGCCCCCCTGCTGGAAACCTGAGTTCGATTCATCTGCACCGTGACGAAAATGCCATTTGGCGGCCCCTGGCATGGCTCGGATGGCCGGAATCCGGTGATCGATCGACCTTACCGTTTGAGTCTGGAACGGCCTTGAGTCATACTCCAGAACGTTTTGACGATACCCATCCGCCGATTTCCGGCATTCACCCCCCCCTCGGAGAGTTTTGTATGGTTCGTGTTTTTGCTTGGACATTGCTGGCTGCGTTGTCGATTGGCACTGTCGCCACCGCCGAAGATTTGGTGACTACGGCTCCGGCCGAAACCGACGACATGACGGTGATCTTCAACGGCACCAATCTGGACGGCTGGAACGGCGATTCCCGACTGTGGTCCGTCAAAGATGGCGTCATCCACGGTGAAACGACTCCCGAAAACGTCGCTCAAGGCAACACCTTCCTGATCTGGAAAGACCCGATCAAAGACTTCGAAGTCCGTTTGTCGTTCCGTTGCAATGCCGTCAATAATTCAGGCATCATGTACCGGTCCCAGCACGTCACCGAAAAGGTCAAGAACGATTGGGTCTTGAAGGGATATCAGTACGAAGGCCGCAACGAAGAAGACTACCCCAACGTTCCTGGATTCATCTACGACGAACGTGGCAGCCGCGGTCGCATCTGCATCGTCGGCGAAGTTGCCGAGTGGAATGAAGACGGCAAAAAGGTCCTGCGAAATGACCTGATGAGCCAAGCTGATTTCAAAAAGCTGATGAAGGTCGACGATTGGAATGATGTCGTGATTCGTGCCAAAGGCAACCACATCCAACACTTCCTCAACGGCAAGCTGTTGTTGGACTTCACCGATAACCATCCTGAAAAGCGATTCTCGGAAGGTCTGTTCGGATTGCAATTGCACGCCGGCAAACCGATGTGGGCCGAGTTCAAAGACATCCGCATCAAATCGCTGAAGTAGTCAACCAACGTTTCAGTGGAACATCCAGCAAAGCGGGCCCCCAAGTACCAACTCGGGGCCCGCTTTTTTTGTGCGCTGATGTTCGCTATCAGATCACGGCCAATGAACGTGACCGGTAGCGAAGTTGGTCACTTCTTGGACGCGAACCGATAGGTAAACGCACCTAGCAACTCCCCATAGCGATAGCGGTGTGCTGATTTAGCAAGCCGTGATCGCGTGAGCGGCCGGGAATTGCCCGTGGCCTCACGACCAGCGGCTCACCATTGCGGTTGAAAGCTCGCCTAAATCAGCAGCCCGATAGCCTCGGTTTCGTCACCCATGAACCGGGGCTATCACCCAAACGGCTCATCCATTGAACGAACCCTGGCGCTACCTGCTGGTATCGGGCCCGTTCGGTTCGGCGAGCGGCGAAGTTACGGTCGACTTCGTCCATCCTGGATCACCGATGCCAATTTGGCTTTCAACTTATCGGCCAGTTCCGGGTGTTCAGCGATCACGTTGTTGCGTTCACCTGGATCGACCGACAGGTCGTGAAGTTGGAAACGTTCCATCGGCTCGCGTACCAGACGCAGTTCCGAGTTGTAGGTCTGTTTGGAATCGTGTCGCAACAGTTTCCAGTTGGCCGTTCGCAGTCCATAATTCCCTTTGCTGCCGTTATCTTGTTGGACCAAGTAATCACGTCCCTTGGCTCCTGGTCGACCCAGAAACGCGTCGGAAACATCAAAGCTGTCCAAGCAACCGTCCGCGGGCAGTTCGGTACCGGCCAACTTCGCAAGGCTGGCGCAAAAGTCGATCGTGCAGACCATTTCGTCACTGACGCCGGCCGGAATTCTGCCGGGCCAACGAGTGATCAACGGAGTGCGGGTGCCGCCTTCGAAAACGCTGTACTTGCCGCCGCGATAGGGACCGGCAGGCTTGTGCTTGCCGATCTTTTCGATGGCATCATCTTTGTAACCGTCATCCAGTACCGGACCGTTGTCGCTGCAGAAAACGACCAAGGTGTTGTCGGCCAATTTCAGTTCATCCAAGGTGTCCAACAGTTGGCCGACGCACCAGTCCAGTTCGATGATGGCGTCGCCGCGTGGGCCCAATCCGCTAGTGCCAACAAAGCGTTCATGCACCACGCGTGGCACATGCACGTCATGCGATGCAAAGAATAGAAAGAAGGGCGAATCCTGGTTTGCTTTGATCCATGACTTGGATTGATCGACCCAGTGGTCGCTGAGATCCTGATCGCGGAATCGAGCGGCATGGCCACCGGTGTAAAAACCGATACGGCTGATCCCGTTGTGGATGGTCTGATTGTGACCGTGGGACCAATCCATCGACAACGTGTCGCGATGCGTGATCCCGGTGGGATGATCGGGCGATGGCTTTTTGCGGCCCACCCAAAGCGGATCGGCAGGGTCCAAGTTCAACACCCGATGGTCTTCGACAAAGACTTGTGGCACACGATCGTTGGTCGTTGGCAACAAGAAACAATGATCGAAACCAATTTCCAGTGGGCCCGGTTTCAGATCACCGTTCCACTCCGGTTCGGTGTCGCCTAAACCAAGGTGCCATTTGCCAATCACGGCCGTCTTGTATCCGGCCCCCTTCAACACCGATGCAACCGTGGGCGTCCCGGGTCGGATCAACGC
Protein-coding regions in this window:
- the rarD gene encoding EamA family transporter RarD; protein product: MTTSHNDESDSRSFRIGVVCALLAHVCWGFFPLYWRMVGSVSSFSLTAHRVVWSFLILATLCTIVPRLRRSFWKWHGRRTLAIYATAAVMIGINWLAFLYAVGTDRVLQASLGYYINPLVNVLLGVVILHERLRVPQRVAVVLAAIGVGVMAVAGEGVPWIALTMALSFGLYGLLKKKATLGPFEGLAMETGILFPFAATYLCLAPPSVDGQPLSTATWILLVCGGAITITPLALFAVAAKRVPLSTIGILQYIGPTLQWIVGAIVLGEPVSTTKFIGFAFVWAGVLVFIAGDHVLNRIRRPTANHETQLEYDR
- a CDS encoding dipeptidyl-peptidase 3 family protein gives rise to the protein MDHRSDDGPADSVAVAVPTGIEPVFRGEFSDCQSIRALHNRTFAVFRNNRFPTHRQACQHEPWGDETCFAPSRTSINWAKLEITWLMCIDPFRSKPPAFLSLRPVCIMRKLIFPILVTSLLSIPLSSSLAQESVRPNDVESASSDAQQRLKQYVKVELTTDMSALSSKQRKMIGLLIEAAQIMDGCFWYEAYGDRDSLLAGIEAPAIKQFAVINYGPWDRLAGNRPFVPGVNAKPAGANFYPTDMTKEEFEQANLPGKDGLYTFIRRAEDGSLKTVPYHQQFASEMKQAADLLTQAAGLAEDAGLKHYLMLRADALLSDDYRPSDMAWLDMHNNTIDVVIGPIENYEDQLYGYKTAHEAYVLVKDKQWSDRLAKYAAFLPELQTSLPIEDAYKQEKPGSDTELNAYDVIYYAGDCNSGSKTIAINLPNDEQVQLEKGTRRLQLKNAMRAKFDKILLPIADELIVDDQRQHITFDAFFSNTMFHEVAHGLGIKNTINGRGPVRTALKEHAGAIEEGKADILGLHMINQLHQKGEITEDLEDFYVTFMAGIFRSVRFGASSAHGKANMIRFNFFRDAGAFQRQADGKYRVDVPKFRKAARDLSSLLLRLQGDGDYAGVTELVKAKGVISDQLQADLDRLSQKGIPVDVVFRQGKDVLGL
- a CDS encoding 3-keto-disaccharide hydrolase yields the protein MVRVFAWTLLAALSIGTVATAEDLVTTAPAETDDMTVIFNGTNLDGWNGDSRLWSVKDGVIHGETTPENVAQGNTFLIWKDPIKDFEVRLSFRCNAVNNSGIMYRSQHVTEKVKNDWVLKGYQYEGRNEEDYPNVPGFIYDERGSRGRICIVGEVAEWNEDGKKVLRNDLMSQADFKKLMKVDDWNDVVIRAKGNHIQHFLNGKLLLDFTDNHPEKRFSEGLFGLQLHAGKPMWAEFKDIRIKSLK
- a CDS encoding sulfatase family protein codes for the protein MRKFHLLVGLLLVGCHSLAASAVQTDSSPSDPNHAGSQQPNVIVIMADDLGFGDVSCYGATEFETPNIDRMAAEGQRFTSGYCSASTCTPTRYSFLTGTYAFRKDGTGVAPPNSPALIRPGTPTVASVLKGAGYKTAVIGKWHLGLGDTEPEWNGDLKPGPLEIGFDHCFLLPTTNDRVPQVFVEDHRVLNLDPADPLWVGRKKPSPDHPTGITHRDTLSMDWSHGHNQTIHNGISRIGFYTGGHAARFRDQDLSDHWVDQSKSWIKANQDSPFFLFFASHDVHVPRVVHERFVGTSGLGPRGDAIIELDWCVGQLLDTLDELKLADNTLVVFCSDNGPVLDDGYKDDAIEKIGKHKPAGPYRGGKYSVFEGGTRTPLITRWPGRIPAGVSDEMVCTIDFCASLAKLAGTELPADGCLDSFDVSDAFLGRPGAKGRDYLVQQDNGSKGNYGLRTANWKLLRHDSKQTYNSELRLVREPMERFQLHDLSVDPGERNNVIAEHPELADKLKAKLASVIQDGRSRP